In Phyllobacterium zundukense, the genomic stretch TTGATACCAATGGCTTGATTACCGTTCTCGTCAACAACGCGGCCTGGGATGACCGGCACGACATCGACGATGTGACGGTCGAGTACTGGGACAGGAACCAGTCGATCAACCTGCGCCCGCAGTTCTTCGCCGCTCAGGCCGTAGTGCCCGGGATGCGCCAGTCCGGCGGCGGTTCCATTATCAACTTCACCTCGACATCCTATATGATCAATCAGGGCAATATGCCCTCCTATACGGCTGCCAAGGCGGGAATCATCGGTCTTACCAAGGGGTTAGCAGGAAGGCTCGGACCGGACAATATCCGCGTCAACGCAATTGCCCCCGGCTGGGTAATGACGGATCGCCAGCGTACGCACTGGGTGACGGAAGAAGGACTCAGAGCCCACATGAACAAGCAGGTTCTGCGTGAGGAAATCCAGCCTGGCGATATGGTCGGTCCCTGCCTGTTCCTTGCTTCGGATGCGGCCCGCATGCTCAGCGCCCAGACGCTGATCGTCGACGGAGGCTATCTGTGACCTCTACCCCCTGTTATGCGTTAAGTGATTGGGGAACAAGCCGTTTTCGCCTTTGGATTGTCGATAACGAGGGCCGGGTTCTGGCTGAAAAGCGTTCCGATGACGGGCTCGATACGTCGCGTTCCCGTGGCTTTGCCTTAACGCTGGAAGGCCATCTTGCAGGGCTTGGCGCACCCGCGGGTCTGCCCGTCATCATCTGCGGCATGGCCGGTTCGCGGCAGGGCTGGATCGAGGCAAATTACGTGCCGGTACCCGCCGATCTGTCGGCGATTCTTTCGGGCGCGGTGAAGATCCAAGGCATTGACCGCGACGTGCGGATCATCCCCGGGCTCGCGCAATCCGGCACATCTCCCAACGTCATGCGCGGCGAAGAAACCCAGTTGCTCGGTGCTATCCTTGATCGGAATTTATCCAATGGAATCATTGCGATGCCCGGCACCCACTCCAAGTGGGTCGAACTCGAGCACGGTAGGGCGAAGAGCTTTTCCACCTATCTGACAGGTGAACTTTACGCGCTTCTCGCCTCGCAATCGATCTTGCGCCATTCCA encodes the following:
- a CDS encoding 2-dehydro-3-deoxygalactonokinase, which gives rise to MTSTPCYALSDWGTSRFRLWIVDNEGRVLAEKRSDDGLDTSRSRGFALTLEGHLAGLGAPAGLPVIICGMAGSRQGWIEANYVPVPADLSAILSGAVKIQGIDRDVRIIPGLAQSGTSPNVMRGEETQLLGAILDRNLSNGIIAMPGTHSKWVELEHGRAKSFSTYLTGELYALLASQSILRHSIGDAAASASPDHPQFTAALELMLSGERMLGELFGIRAAMLLDNLQPEGAASRLSGLLIGAEVAAAKVKLSGKVTLVASDAMAALYGKALRVAGLEFDLVDADEAVRKGLFVAACGIWPARGPSA
- a CDS encoding SDR family NAD(P)-dependent oxidoreductase codes for the protein MMPSAIFPDLKDRSVLITGGGSGIGAALTEGFVRQGCRVAFIDIADEPSQALVERLGKEHGNSPLYLKADLTDVEELRNAVAKAIDTNGLITVLVNNAAWDDRHDIDDVTVEYWDRNQSINLRPQFFAAQAVVPGMRQSGGGSIINFTSTSYMINQGNMPSYTAAKAGIIGLTKGLAGRLGPDNIRVNAIAPGWVMTDRQRTHWVTEEGLRAHMNKQVLREEIQPGDMVGPCLFLASDAARMLSAQTLIVDGGYL